A single window of Aspergillus flavus chromosome 4, complete sequence DNA harbors:
- a CDS encoding DUF1168 domain protein yields the protein MSEPGPESIPTSADPRSKRPVKRRAVTAQSEQASQIESLFRDPAKEIKLPDSSKPRSSGSLPPPPEIVANVQGSSAGAGSGEFHVYKASRRREYERLRMMETDVSREKEDKDWEKQREEARRRDEEKTEKNRKRREKRNAAKNKKKGAGSNGKGPDNMAVDGPTKGALDGDKNEDQNWLADAVEHAETPGVIIHED from the coding sequence ATGTCCGAACCAGGCCCGGAATCGATCCCTACAAGCGCCGATCCGCGTAGCAAGCGGCCCGTCAAACGTCGTGCTGTCACAGCGCAGTCGGAGCAAGCTTCCCAGATCGAATCTCTCTTTCGCGACCCCGCGAAGGAGATTAAGCTCCCCGATTCTTCCAAGCCACGATCATCAGGGTCATTGCCTCCGCCACCGGAAATTGTGGCGAATGTCCAGGGTTCTTCTGCTGGTGCCGGTTCAGGAGAATTCCACGTTTATAAGGCCAGTCGCAGGAGGGAATATGAGCGCCTGCGCATGATGGAAACCGATGTCAgcagggagaaggaggataaAGATTGGGAGAAACAACGAGAGGAGGCAAGGCGGAGGGATGAAGAAAAGACGGAAAAGaaccgaaaaagaagggaaaagaggaacGCGgcaaagaataaaaagaaaggtGCTGGTAGCAATGGTAAGGGACCTGACAACATGGCGGTTGATGGGCCGACGAAAGGGGCACTCGACGGGGATAAGAATGAGGACCAAAACTGGCTAGCAGATGCCGTCGAACATGCGGAAACACCAGGAGTGATAATTCACGAAGATTGA
- a CDS encoding putative Zn-dependent hydrolase, with translation MRHFFRRIFGFRQHSSPHNSPQRRSMSSSTVAVLYALTLSVPSISTGPEDAKEKKHHVSGGFTNPWDSYKTPAVQRFFLRQINGTANRPDTTPPTVPVRKPEFLPSRETPKLRATWLGHACYYVEYPSGLRVLFDPVFEDRCSPISWLGPKRYTEMPCQIKDIPIIDAVVISHNHYDHLSYPTVKEISARHPNCHFFVPLGNEQWFKSSGIDNVTELDWWEERDIVLSPSQSTGTQVKESAGNGSSSPGDIKGRVGCLPCQHTSNRGVFDRAKTLWASWYIESGGRKVYFAGDTGYRSVPELPDGADDHAPEYDFPVCPAFKQTGEFRGPFDLGLIPIGAYGPRFVWSPVHADPHDAVQIFQDTKCKKALGMHWGTWVLTEEDVLEPPRKLRDALRKHEIPEDGVFDICDIGESREF, from the exons ATGCGACACTTCTTTCGGCGAATCTTTGGATTCCGTCaacattcttctcctcacAACTCACCCCAGAGACGCAGCATGAGCTCCTCTACCGTGGCAGTTCTTTACGCCCTCACACTTTCAGTACCTTCAATTTCCACAGGTCCCGAGGAtgcgaaagagaagaaacaccATGTCTCAGGGGGATTCACGAATCCATGGGA TTCATACAAGACCCCTGCTGTTCAGCGCTTTTTTCT GCGACAAATAAATGGTACAGCAAACCGTCCTGACACTACACCCCCAACCGTGCCTGTCCGAAAACCAGAGTTCCTGCCCAGTAGAGAAACTCCTAAGTTGCGTGCGACGTGGCTAGGTCATGCCTGTTACTATGTCGAGTACCCCAGCGGTCTGCGAGTACTGTTTGACCCCGTCTTCGAGGACCGTTGCTCACCGATTTCTTGGCTGGGCCCCAAGCGTTACACTGAAATGCCGTGTCAAATCAAGGATATACCCATTATCGACGCAGTGGTGATATCTCATAATCACTATGACCACTTGTCTTACCCAACTGTTAAAGAGATCTCTGCGCGACACCCAAATTGCCATTTCTTTGTTCCTCTGGGCAATGAGCAGTGGTTCAAAAGCTCTGGGATTGATAACGTGACTGAACTGGACTGGTGGGAGGAACGCGACATCGTTCTCTCGCCGTCTCAATCGACAGGAACACAAGTCAAGGAATCGGCTGGGAATGGCAGTTCTAGCCCAGGAGATATAAAAGGGCGAGTTGGATGCCTACCCTGCCAGCATACTAGCAACAGAGGCGTATTCGACCGCGCAAAGACATTGTGGGCTTCATGGTACATTGAATCCGGTGGACGCAAGGTCTACTTTGCTGG AGATACCGGCTACAGAAGTGTGCCAGAGCTTCCCGATGGTGCTGATGACCACGCACCGGAATATGACTTTCCAGTATGCCCTGCTTTCAAGCAGACGGGCGAATTTCGTGGACCGTTCGACCTAGGATTGATACCGATTGGAGCCTATGGTCCTCGCTTCGTTTGGAGTCCTGTGCATGCTGATCCTCACGATGCAGTCCAGATATTTCAGGATACCAAGTGCAAGAAAGCCCTGGGCATGCACTGGGGCACTTGGGTGTTAACAGAGGAAGATGTCCTTGAGCCACCTAGAAAGTTGAGGGATGCATTGAGAAAACATGAAATTCCTGAGGATGGGGTTTTCGATATTTGTGACATTGGAGAAAGTCGAGAGTTTTGA
- a CDS encoding poly polymerase and DNA-ligase Zn-finger region-domain-containing protein — protein sequence MPSYRLEQASTGRAGCQNKECKDEKVKIAKGELRLGTWVDTERIQAFFWRHWGCVTPRIIASLNENLGDGDEKDYEQLDGFEDLTPENQEKVKKALEQGHVDDDEWKGDVEMNRPGKNGFRVRGSKKKAAAPEEREAEEKSPEPKTKKRGRQSIKDEAEETPETKKPKRGARGKRASEGDKTTKEEADDETATPAKPKAIRRGRASKNDTEDKKSPEAPAKAAKPTTRRQRKSIAKDEEAEPVVEEPAEEKPAEEKPKRGRRKKTA from the exons ATGCCATCTTATCGCTTGG AGCAAGCCTCCACCGGCAGAGCCGGCTGTCAAAACAAAGAATGCAAAGACGAGAAGGTCAAAATCGCCAAAGGCGAGCTCCGTCTTGGCACCTGGGTTGACACCGAGCGCATCCAGGCATTTTTCTGGAGACATTG GGGCTGTGTAACACCCAGAATCATTGCTAGTCTCAATGAAAATCTTGGGGATGGTGACGAGAAGGATTACGAACAGCTAGATGGCTTCGAAGATCTTACTCCCGAAAAtcaggagaaggtcaagaaggcGCTGGAGCAGGGCCAtgtcgatgacgatgaatggAAGGGG GATGTTGAAATGAACCGTCCTGGTAAGAATGGCTTCCGCGTGCGtggatcaaagaagaaggcggcTGCCCCTGAG GAGAGAGAGGCTGAAGAAAAGTCTCCTGAGCCAAAGACCAAGAAGCGTGGCCGTCAGTCAATCAAGGACGAGGCTGAAGAGACACCGGAAaccaagaagcccaagagAGGCGCACGTGGAAAGCGAGCCTCTGAAGGCGACAAGACGACGAAGGAAGAAGCAGACGACGAGACGGCAACTCCAGCAAAACCTAAGGCAATCAGGAGGGGCCGTGCCTCGAAGAATGACACCGAGGACAAGAAGTCCCCCGAAGCCCCTGCCAAAGCTGCTAAGCCGACTACGAGGCGCCAGCGGAAGTCTATTGCGAAAGACGAGGAAGCGGAGCCTGTTGTAGAAGAGCCTGCTGAGGAAAAGCCTGCTGAGGAGAAGCCGAAGCGAGGCCGGCGGAAGAAGACTGCTTAA
- a CDS encoding ubiquitin-conjugating enzyme (ubiquitin conjugating enzyme): MDVRSALTNEATRTGGKKDVKFDIDDACYLKSNPTLVGHICITDHDADNDEPLDLGECLILSYTSVPQKDLEVFLETGVPPKGYVFVSFAEPSQGSSLIHESDLELINRTFDLGDTVKRYQDDTISGTVISTAATCSLEPIAYRALDPETGEYGSLKFSEKAIKREGSLATENDATNPPLLHEIPVGELKKYEEFSEGDYIVYRQKLGIIHGIDRDAILLLPNQSVVSPLDPSALEIPFSFETESLVALPSNMSATRSYPLANGGTIWSTESTFLFPGQFSFTARNNLSRGDLSSSAASISQPDGYVLATPAMDIQVDWLCPNVFAAGTSHNGTNIDVIRASTLLGNAVVCDFGQAPQGNPNTKPVHSDTWLNIGDRVRFRDSISAAARYPSYQHLPADQTFGYDINILRVTSMKTEATVQWQDGTTTTEAATSLHKFFGVEDEVWPGNVVVLKDGIETIRESCKNHTGPFGHRMKETLHARRVGVVQNVDSRERIALVRWYKDPNIKMTHRGNMLVPGSFLGELSDAVTEVSIYELYAYSSMQRALNDLVLLAPGMVHRTSMPAINSEPTRAAGPCRLSSLSPITFSATISYLESMKLSIVNSEWFKRTTEIDTSPVPSRYSLHHEEFNVKLRTNFIGKIISIDTEGTTTVRTVGADNVHDIHVPWERIMMVIDDDNAIPPVSLPPFELLSLADIGRFVQPDDLPSTQTIEYEGGERLDNDSGDDDWTTEGESELDDEDFEDVENNSDDTDRLMAPALSIINPPEKLDHDEMEQSGTDEAGAEDSRVDNRLLMVSLALPPSCPPSFSLLESSPPSDHHFFSTVPIEAPGLRIKRIQKEFEILQSSLPTGIFARTWESRMDLLRVLIIGPQGTPYEHAPFVIDFHFPDEYPTRPPAAYFHSWTDRNGMINPNLGENGNICLSLLGTWPGKNPTESWSPTNSTVLQILVSIMGLVLVKMPFYNEAGYETLAAEEDRRVESTQYTEKAFLLTRKFIQHALENPIAGLEDVLAWHYFAGPQQEHNDTCIRPRLLRRAIDEALSMIEHHNRTPAGGKLSEEHAASAFVSRLSLGAVVMLRKHITTLEKIELAANSFERP, encoded by the exons ATGGACGTAAGATCAGCACTTACTAACGAAGCAACTAGGACAGGGGGTAAGAAGGATGTGAAG TTTGACATCGACGATGCATGCTATTTAAAGTCCAACCCTACTTTGGTGGGACATATTTGC ATAACAGACCATGAT GCTGATAACGATGAACCCCTGGACTTGGGTGAATGCTTGATCCTTTCTTATACCTCCGTTCCTCAGAAGGACTTGGAGGTATTCCTGGAAACTGGAGTA CCTCCGAAGGGGTATGTTTTTGTCAGCTTCGCAGAGCCCTCCCAGGGAAGCTCCCTCATACATGAGAGCGATCTTGAGCTGATCAACCGCACTTTTGACCTTGGCGACACTGTCAAGCGGTACCAAGATGATACGATCAGCGGTACGGTCATTAGTACCGCTGCAACATGTAGCCTTGAGCCTATTGCTTATCGAGCACTCGACCCCGAGACTGGAGAGTATGGCTCTCTCAAGTTTAGCGAAAAGGCCATTAAGCGTGAAGGCAGTCTAGCAACTGAGAATGATGCCACAAATCCTCCGCTTCTGCATGAGATTCCGGTAGGAGAACTCAAGAAATACGAAGAATTTTCTGAAGGAGATTATATAGTCTACCGGCAGAAGCTAGGAATCATCCATGGCATTGATCGTGATGCCATACTGCTGCTTCCAAATCAAAGTGTTGTATCGCCCCTCGATCCTAGTGCCCTGGAAATTCCTTTTTCATTCGAAACCGAAAGTCTCGTGGCATTGCCCAGCAACATGAGTGCTACACGATCTTACCCCTTGGCCAATGGTGGCACAATTTGGTCCACGGAATCAACTTTCTTGTTCCCTGGCCAATTTTCCTTTACGGCCAGGAACAATCTGAGCAGAGGCGACTTGTCCTCTAGTGCAGCCTCGATCTCACAGCCAGACGGCTATGTCCTAGCTACGCCGGCCATGGATATTCAAGTTGACTGGCTCTGTCCAAATGTTTTTGCCGCTGGCACATCCCATAATGGCACAAACATCGATGTGATAAGAGCATCTACTCTCCTTGGAAACGCAGTGGTATGCGATTTTGGGCAGGCTCCCCAGGGGAACCCAAATACAAAACCTGTTCATTCAGATACCTGGCTTAACATCGGGGATAGGGTGCGTTTCCGGGATTCGATATCTGCAGCTGCCAGGTATCCTTCGTATCAGCATCTGCCCGCTGACCAAACATTTGGCTACGATATAAACATCCTCCGTGTTACTTCCATGAAAACAGAGGCCACTGTTCAGTGGCAAGATGGGACTACCACCACCGAAGCAGCCACTTCTCTGCACAAATTCTTTGGCGTTGAGGATGAAGTCTGGCCTGGAAATGTAGTTGTCTTGAAAGATGGTATTGAGACTATCCGAGAATCCTGCAAGAACCATACGGGGCCCTTCGGGCACCGTATGAAGGAGACATTGCATGCTAGGAGAGTCGGGGTGGTTCAAAATGTGGATAGCCGGGAAAGGATAGCATTGGTCCGCTGGTATAAGGATCCAAATATCAAAATGACACATCGGGGAAACATGTTGGTTCCTGGATCCTTTCTAGGTGAACTTAGCGATGCCGTCACGGAAGTCTCCATCTATGAGCTTTACGCATATTCTAGCATGCAAAGGGCACTAAATGACCTAGTACTTCTGGCACCAGGGATGGTTCACCGGACATCAATGCCGGCAATTAACAGTGAGCCGACTAGGGCCGCTGGCCCTTGTCGGCTGAGCTCCCTCTCCCCTATCACTTTCTCTGCGACAATTTCATACCTTGAGTCCATGAAGTTATCTATTGTGAACTCTGAATGGTTCAAAAGGACTACCGAAATTGACACATCGCCTGTACCTTCCAGATACAGCTTACATCACGAAGAATTTAACGTCAAATTGCGGACGAACTTCATTGGCAAGATCATTTCAATAGATACTGAGGGCACCACCACCGTTCGAACTGTAGGCGCCGATAATGTTCATGATATTCACGTGCCATGGGAGAGAATCATGATGGTAATTGACGATGATAATGCAATCCCGCCTGTGTCACTCCCGCCATTCGAACTGCTTAGCCTCGCGGATATCGGTCGTTTCGTACAACCAGACGACCTCCCATCCACTCAGACAATTGAATATGAGGGCGGCGAGCGTCTTGATAACGATAGTGGGGATGATGACTGGACGACTGAAGGAGAATCCGAGCTTGACGATGAGGACTTTGAGGACGTGGAAAATAATAGCGATGATACCGATAGGCTCATGGCCCCCGCATTGTCAATTATCAATCCTCCCGAGAAGCTCGATCATGACGAGATGGAACAGTCTGGTACTGATGAGGCCGGAGCTGAAGACTCTCGGGTGGACAATAGATTACTTATGGTCTCATTGGCCTTGCCACCGTCATGTCCTCCCAGTTTCTCTCTGTTAGAAAGCTCACCCCCTTCTGACCaccatttcttttctacggTTCCGATCGAAGCTCCTGGATTGCGTATCAAGCGTATACAAAAAGAATTCGAAATTCTCCAGTCCTCCTTACCAACTGGAATTTTCGCGCGGACATGGGAGTCTAGAATGGACCTATTGCGGGTTCTGATAATCGGACCCCAAGGAACACCATATGAGCATGCGCCGTTTGTGATTGACTTTCACTTCCCTGATGAGTATCCTACTCGTCCTCCAGCAGCCTATTTCCACTCGTGGACGGACAGGAATGGGATGATCAATCCGAACCTGGGAGAAAATGGCAATATCTGCTTAAGTCTCCTAGGAACATGGCCTGGGAAAAATCCCACGGAAAGTTGGTCTCCCACCAATTCGACGGTCTTGCAGATCTTGGTTTCAATCATGGGTCTCGTGTTGGTAAAAATGCCATTCTACA ATGAGGCTGGCTACGAAACACTTGCTGCGGAGGAAGACAGGCGCGTCGAGTCGACCCAATACACGGAGAAAGCCTTCCTACTAACGCGAAAGTTTATTCAACATGCCCTTGAAAACCCTATCGCTGGCTTAGAGGATGTTCTAGCTTGGCATTATTTCGCAGGCCCCCAGCAGGAGCACAACGATACTTGTATCCGCCCACGGCTACTGCGCCGGGCTATTGACGAAGCTCTTAGCATGATTGAACATCACAACCGCACACCAGCAGGTGGAAAGTTGAGTGAGGAGCATGCGGCATCGGCCTTTGTGTCTCGTCTCAGTCTGGGAGCAGTTGTGATGTTACGAAAGCATATTACTAcactggagaagattgaatTAGCTGCCAATTCTTTCGAGAGGCCTTGA
- a CDS encoding chaperonin complex component, TCP-1 gamma subunit (t-complex protein 1 subunit gamma), giving the protein MQAPVVVMNTNSGERQVGRKAQLSNITAAKTVADIIRSCLGPKAMLKMLLDPMGGIVLTNDGHAILREIEVSHPAAKSMIELSRTQDEEVGDGTTTVIILAGEMLAQALPQLERNIHPVVIISAFKRALADALAIVEEVSIPVDIDDDKAMYTLIQSSIGTKFVSRWSELMCSLALKAVRTVSFDAGGGKREVDIKRYARIEKIPGGQIEDSEVIDGVMVNKDITHPKMRRRIENPRVVLLDCPLEYKKGESQTNIEITKEDDWNRILEIEEEQVKRMCDAILAVKPDVVITEKGVSDLAQHFLMKANITALRRVRKTDNNRIARATGATIVNRVDDLQESDVGTACGLFEIEKIGDEYFTFLRKCQNPKACTILLRGPSKDIINEVERNLQDAMAVARNVIFHPRLSPGGGAIEMAVSVKLGQLAKSIEGVQQWPYKAVADAMEVIPRTLAQNAGASPIRVLTRMRAKHAEGHTTWGLDGDSGALVDMKEYGVWEPEAVKLQSIKTAVESACLLLRVDDICSGKSAQQVGANLGGGDE; this is encoded by the exons ATGCAGGCACCGGTGGTGGTAATGA ACACCAACTCTGGTGAGCGACAGGTCGGTCGCAAGGCTCAGCTTTCGAATATCACTGCCGCAAAGAC TGTCGCGGACATCATTCGGTCATGTCTGGGACCTAAGGCCATGCTGAAGATGCTGCTCGATCCTATGGGCGGTATCGTCTTGACTAATGATGGACATGCTATTTTGAGAGAAATCGAGGTGTCGCACCCGGCGGCAAAGAGCATGATTGAGCTCAGTCGTACTCAGGATGAGGAGGTCGGTGATGGAACTACGACCGTTATTATTCTAG CTGGTGAGATGCTCGCTCAGGCCCTCCCTCAGCTCGAACGTAACATTCACCCCGTCGTCATTATCTCTGCCTTCAAGCGTGCCTTAGCGGATGCCCTGGCCATCGTGGAAGAGGTCTCGATCCCTGTTGATATCGACGATGATAAAGCGATGTACACTCTCATCCAGTCGTCCATCGGGACGAAGTTTGTTTCCAGGTGGTCCGAGCTGATGTGCAGCCTGGCCCTGAAGGCTGTGCGAACCGTTTCCTTCGATGCCGGTggtggaaagagggaggTTGACATTAAGCGGTATGCTCGTATTGAGAAGATTCCTGGTGGTCAGATCGAAGACAGTGAGGTTATCGACGGTGTGATGGTGAACAAGGATATTACCCATCCTAAGATGCGGAGAAGAATTGAGAACCCTCGAGTCGTCTTGCTTGACTGCCCACTGGAATACAAGAAGGGTGAATCTCAGACCAACATCGAGATTACGAAGGAGGATGACTGGAACAGGATCCTGGAAATTGAGGAGGAACAGGTTAAGCGCATGTGCGATGCCATTTTGGCCGTCAAGCCTGATGTTGTCATCACGGAGAAGGGTGTTTCGG ACCTCGCACAGCACTTCTTGATGAAGGCCAATATCACAGCTCTCCGCCGAGTGAGGAAGACGGATAACAACCGTATCGCTCGTGCTACTGGCGCGACGATCGTGAACCGGGTCGATGACCTCCAGGAGTCTGACGTAGGAACGGCTTGCGGACTGTTCGAAATCGAGAAGATCGGCGATGAATATTTCACTTTCCTCAGGAAATGCCAGAACCCGAAGGCTTGCACCATCCTTCTACGTGGTCCCTCTAAGGATATTATCAACGAGGTTGAGCGCAACCTTCAGGATGCTATGGCCGTCGCCCGGAATGTCATCTTCCACCCACGACTGTCCCCTGGCGGTGGTGCTATCGAGATGGCAGTTTCTGTCAAGCTGGGCCAGTTGGCCAAGTCTATCGAGGGTGTTCAACAATGGCCTTACAAGGCCGTTGCTGATGCTATGGAGGTTATTCCCCGGACATTGGCTCAAAACGCAGGAGCCAGCCCTATTCGTGTTTTGACTCGCATGAGGGCCAAGCACGCCGAAGGCCACACCACATGGGGTCTTGATGGTGACTCGGGTGCCCTGGTGGATATGAAGGAATATGGCGTCTGGGAACCTGAAGCCGTGAAACTCCAGAGCATCAAGACTGCTGTCGAG TCCGCATGCCTACTTCTCCgtgttgatgatatctgcAGCGGCAAATCTGCACAGCAGGTGGGTGCCAACCTCGGTGGTGGCGATGAATAA
- a CDS encoding choline transporter-like protein (protein pns1), with protein MSGQAASYYNENERFGGGQPPPPPPQQQPFYNNNGNNGNYQYADPNYQRGPEPKQPQEPPPTYNQAVYGFDDAFKIEKPKFNDIWAGLLLIAVFLGYVAVSGIAIHRYAKYKGFNGGGIYDSSNTFSLDTNTLVLFIFVLCVALAFSWAYFLGARYFPKFFIWATGILNIVSALATAIYYLAKKQYGGGIVFLIFGVFAIICFISWIPRIPFTAFMLETSIDVSRKHGHMFLVSAIGGIVAVAFGAWFSVTLVSIYVAYEPNSGGVNPACRDGGGCSTGRVIGLVVYVTFAMYWFSEWLKNTVHTTIAGVYGTWYFWSNSPNGMPKGATRGAFKRATTYSFGSISFGSLIIALINMLRQACSVAQRHEAAEGNLLGSIAFWILGCFISMLDWLVTFFNRYAFCHIALYGKPYIESAKDTWTMMKDRGVDALVNDCLMGPVLTMGSVFVSYICALLSYLYLQYTHPAYNSGGEFTPVIMAFSFVIGLQVCQIFMTPVGSGIETIFAAMAWDPQVMIQSHPDLWYRLVNLYPKVQEAVHV; from the exons ATGAGCGGTCAAGCAGCCAGTTACTATAACGAAAACGAACGCTTTGGCGGAGGCCAGCCTCCAcctccgccgccgcagcaGCAACCATTCTACAATAACAACGGCAATAATGGCAACTATCAATACGCCGACCCCAATTATCAAAGGGGTCCGGAGCCCAAGCAGCCTCAAGAACCCCCGCCGACTTATAATCAGGCCGTCTATGGTTTTGACGATGCTTTCAAGATTGAGAAACCCAAGTTTAACGATATCTGGGCCGGTCTTCTG CTTATCGCGGTGTTCCTGGGATATGTTGCAGTATCGGGAATAGCGATCCACCGATATGCGAAATACAAAGGTTTCAATGGCGGCGGCATCTATGACTCGTCCAACACCTTCTCTCTTGACACTAATACGCTGGTGCTGTTTATATTTGTACTCTGCGTGGCACTGGCCTTCTCGTGGGCCTACTTCCTCGGAGCTCGCTATTTCCCCAAGTTTTTCATCTGGGCTACAGGGATTTTGAACATCGTATCCGCTTTGGCCACGGCGATTTATTATCTGGCGAAGAAGCAATATGGTGGAGGTATTGTGTTCCTCATCTTTGGCGTCTTTGCCATCATTTGCTTCATCAGTTGGATTCCGCGCATTCCATTCACGGCATTCATGTTGGAGACCTCCATCGATGTTTCCAGAAAGCACGGACACATGTTCCTCGTCAGTGCGATCGGAGGCATCGTCGCCGTGGCTTTTGGAGCTTGGTTCTCTGTGACCCTGGTCTCGATCTATGTCGCCTACGAGCCCAACAGCGGCGGGGTTAATCCGGCATGTCGTGACGGTGGGGGCTGCAGTACAGGCCGAGTGATAGGTCTGGTCGTCTACGTGACATTCGCCATGTATTGGTTCAGCGAATGGCTGAAGAACACCGTCCACACAACTATCGCTGGAGTCTACGGCACGTGGTACTTCTGGAGCAACTCGCCAAACGGCATGCCGAAGGGAGCCACTCGTGGCGCCTTCAAGCGCGCCACAACCTACTCGTTCGGCAGCATCAGTTTCGGCAGCTTGATCATCGCCCTCATCAATATGCTTCGGCAGGCGTGCTCAGTCGCACAACGCCACGAGGCGGCAGAAGGGAACTTACTGGGTAGCATCGCCTTCTGGATTCTTGGGTGCTTCATCTCCATGCTGGATTGGCTAGTCACCTTTTTCAACCGTTACGCCTTCTGCCACATTGCCCTGTACGGCAAGCCATACATTGAGTCTGCGAAAGATACATGGACCATGATGAAAGACCGGGGCGTTGACGCGCTCGTGAACGACTGTCTCATGGGACCCGTCTTAACCATGGGCTCGGTCTTTGTGTCATATATCTGTGCCTTGCTGTCGTATCTGTACCTTCAGTATACCCACCCCGCCTACAACAGCGGTGGGGAATTCACACCCGTGATTATGGCATTCTCTTTCGTGATCGGCCTGCAGGTCTGCCAGATCTTTATGACACCAGTGGGCAGTGGTATCGAGACAATCTTCGCAGCCATGGCGTGGGATCCGCAGGTGATGATCCAGAGCCACCCGGACCTATGGTATCGCCTGGTCAACCTTTACCCTAAGGTTCAAGAGGCGGTTCACGTATAA
- a CDS encoding putative mitochondrial chaperone BCS1, which yields MDPNGPPSTSGLPSPGDLILQQRKDAIQAAAQPTGDGGLFAQLSSNPFFTAGFGLAGLGAGLSFAQKGIRHGAALLRRRMLVDVEISVKDDSYPWFLHWMTLYQRSQLNSAQSAASRSGYMETLLQKMTPGMRHLSIQTQKVEHSNGAIHTHFSLVPGPGRHVLRYKNAFIFVNRMRESKSLDLQTGRPWETITLTTLYSHRHVFEDLFREAHAYAAKSHEGKTSIYNSWGAEWKLFGQPRRKRPLESVILDEGVKERIVDDVKDFLSSGKWYHDRGIPYRRGYLLYGPPGTGKSSFIQALAGELDYDIAILNLSERGLTDDRLNHLLTIVPNRTLVLLEDVDAAFSNRRVQSDADGYRGANVTFSGLLNAMDGVASAEERVIFLTTNHVERLDPALVRPGRVDMTVRLGEVTRYQVACLWDRFYSELDTNGKYRKIFLDRLHELGLIEDENGREPDQPKATSAAALQGLFLYNKGNMDGAIAMAEALTYSVHEEAMEHDRPNGN from the exons ATGGACCCGAATGGACCACCAAGTACATCGGGGCTGCCTTCGCCTGGCGATTTAATCCTGCAGCAGAGGAAAGATGCTATCCAGGCGGCGGCGCAGCCCACCGGAGATGGCGGGCTTTTCGCCCAGCTATCTAGCAATCCCTTCTTCACAGCG GGCTTCGGTCTCGCCGGCTTAGGTGCTGGGTTAAGTTTCGCTCAGAAGGGCATTCGGCATGGCGCAGCACTCCTGCGAAGGCGCATGCTCGTGGATGTGGAAATCAGCGTAAAGGACGATTCGTATCCCTGGTTTCTACATTGGATGACGCTATACCAACGTTCGCAGCTCAATTCGGCTCAGTCAGCAGCCAGCAGGTCTGGCTATATGGAAACCTTACTCCAGAAGATGACCCCCGGGATGCGCCACCTCTCAATCCAAACGCAGAAAGTCGAACACTCAAACGGTGCCATACATACACATTTTTCGCTAGTACCCGGTCCAGGGAGACACGTTCTGCGTTACAAGAATGCGTTTATCTTCGTAAATCGGATGCGCGAGTCGAAGTCACTGGACCTTCAGACTGGTCGCCCGTGGGAAACGATTACCCTGACAACTCTCTATTCGCATCGCCATGTTTTTGAGGACCTCTTCAGAGAGGCTCACGCATATGCGGCTAAATCACATGAAGGCAAAACATCAATCTACAACAGCTGGGGTGCTGAATGGAAACTGTTTGGACAACCGCGACGGAAGCGTCCTTTGGAATCAGTCATTCTTGACGAGGGTGTCAAGGAGCGGATCGTGGACGATGTCAAAGACTTTCTTTCGAGCGGAAAATGGTACCATGATCGCGGAATACCGTACCGACGGGGTTATCTGCTCTATGGGCCTCCAGGCACAGGCAAAAGCTCATTTATCCAGGCTTTGGCAGGTGAACTAGACTATGATATTGCCATTCTCAACCTTAGTGAACGGGGATTGACGGATGATCGGTTGAATCATCTCCTCACCATTGTTCCTAACCGGACGCTTGTTTTGCTGGAAGACGTAGATGCTGCCTTCTCCAATCGGCGTGTTCAGTCTGATGCCGATGGATATCGCGGTGCTAACGTTACGTTCTCCGGTTTGCTGAATGCCATGGACGGAGTTGCAAGTGCTGAAGAACGTGTGATATTCCTCACGACGAACCACGTGGAGCGGCTAGACCCAGCTCTGGTTCGGCCTGGTCGGGTGGACATGACAGTTCGGTTGGGCGAGGTCACTCGCTACCAGGTTGCATGTCTCTGGGATCGATTTTATAGTGAGTTGGATACAAATGGAAAGTACCGAAAGATATTCCTCGACCGACTACACGAGCTTGGATTAATAGAAGACGAGAACGGCCGGGAGCCCGATCAACCGAAGGCTACAAGCGCGGCCGCCCTGCAGGGCTTATTCTTGTACAACAAAGGGAACATGGATGGCGCCATTGCGATGGCTGAGGCGCTCACATATTCAGTCCATGAAGAAGCCATGGAGCATGATCGTCCAAATGGCAACTAA